The Cytophagales bacterium DNA segment CGTAAAGAACATCGAGAACATTCAGCGGAAGCTCAAAAAAGCCCTTGAGTCTAAGAACGAAGTGGCCATGCGGCAGATTGATGCCATCAAGGAAAGTCTGTTTCCTGGTAATGGATTGCAGGAGCGAACCCTCAATTTCCTTACTTTCTATTTAGAAGATCCTTCATTTGTACGTGACCTATTGGCTAACTTCGATGCCTTTGATATGCGGTTTCACGTATTATGGCAGGAATAACAGCCAAAGCACTTTTAAGAAAGGAAATTTTACGTCGAAGAAAGCTCCTGTCTCATGAACTGGTCAATGAACTGAGTCTTGAGATCCAGCAGCATTTCTTGCAATGGATTCAGGGACAACAAGTTTCCACGATCCACAGCTTTTTGCCGATTGAAAGGAACCGGGAAGTAAATACCTGGCCATTGATTGATGCACTAGAAAGTCTTGGTAAATGTGTCATACTGACCCGGACCAACTTCGAAACTGAAACCATGGATCATTTCCTTTATGAGACTGATCTGACGTTTGAGGAGGATAAATTTAAGATTCCGACACCAGTCAACGCCAGGCCAGCGGATATGAAAGCAGTAGAAGTGGTGCTTGTTCCGTTATTGGCAGCCGATAAAGCAGGCGGACGGATTGGCTATGGGAAAGGCTATTATGACCGACTGATACAAGAAATGACCGCAGATGTGATCAAAATCGGGCTAACTTTGGGGCCTTGTTTCGACAAGTTCTCTTTTCTGGAACCTCACGATCAAAAATTGGATTATTGTATCACACCCTATCAGGTGATCGACTGCTATGAATGAGGAATTAGATATATTGATCATAGGCGCGGGCCCCATTGGACTGGCCGCAGGAATTGAAGCCACCAAAGCCGGCTTGAGTTATGCCATCATTGACAAAGGCTGCCTGGTCAATTCCATTTTCAATTATCCGAAGAACATGACCTTCTTTTCTACCTCTGATCGGTTGGAGATAGGAGAGGTACCTTTCATTTCTCATACACCCAAGCCAACGCGTTCGGAGGCATTAGAATATTATCGCCGGGTGGCATCGTCATGGAAGTTGAATGTAAAGCTCTATGAGCAGGTACAGTCCATCAACAAGACAGATCTGTTTGAAGTAACAACTTCTAAGCATACTTATCGTGCGAAGAATATCGTATTGGCCACCGGGTTTTATGACCTTCCTTACTTGCTAAATGTGCCTGGGGAAGACCTTCCTAAAGTGAAGCACTACTACGATGAACCACATCCCTATTATGGGATGAAGATCATTGTGATTGGTGCGGCGAATTCTGCTGTTGATGTGGCATTGGAAACCTATCGTAAGGGGGCTACAGAAGTTACCATGGTCGTTCGGGAGGAAGAGATTTCCCCTACTGTGAAATATTGGGTACGTCCTGATTTGGTTAACCGCATTAAAGAAGGCAGCATTAAGTCCTATTTCAATAGTACCATTGCAGAGATCAAAGAGCATGAAGTTCGGGTCAATACCCCAGATGGCGAAGTGACCATCGAAAATGATTTTGTGCTGGCGATGACGGGTTATCAACCAGATTTTACTTTCCTGAAAAGTATTGGTATCACCTTTCAGGAGGATGAATACCACACCCCGACATACAACCCTGAGACCATGGAAACGAACGTAGAAGGCGTATTCTTAGCAGGAGTTATTTGTGGTGGTCTAAAAACCAATAAGTGGTTCATTGAGAATTCACGTGAACATGCCGAAATGATTGTGAATCACTTGAAAGAAAAGGCGGGTAAGGCAGCGTTGGTGGATTAAACTAAGATCGTCATGCCGGAATTTTTCGGTTTAAGATCCGAAGGAAAGCGAAAAATGTCCGGTATCTCTTTGGACGATCTTTGCTCTTACAAAAAGTCATTTTGGATTCTTGTTTCTAGATCACCCATGCGCCCCATCCTGCTTCAATAAGCCATCGGGAGAAACATTAAAGCGCTTCTTGAATTGTGTAGAGAAATACGTGGAATTGGATACACCGATCAGTCGGGCAGCTTCTGATGCAGTGTTTACCTTTCGTTTCGCCAAAAGGTCATAAGCATATTCGTACCGCAGGCTTTTGATGTATTCCAGAGGTGTTTTGTCGGTCAACGTTTTGATCATCCTGTAGGCACTTCGTTCGGCCATGCAAAGTTCGTCGGCAATCATGGCCACTGATAATTTTGGATCATCGATATGCTCATGGACCATGTTTTGTAGCTTACCCAGCAAATCCTTTTCGATTTGTGTTTTGTGTTTGTGATTCAGGTCGTCGTAGGCATTCCAGCTGTTCTTGTACTTCATGATGTTCGCTACTCGCTGACTCAATTCCTTCGGATTGAAAGGTTTGGTCAGGAAGTCCAAGGCTCCGTCATCGAGTACTTTTAGTTTGTCGGATTCGGAAGTACGGGCGGATACGATCAGAATGGGAATGTCTTTGTATCGCTCCTCATTCATCCGTTTGATCAATTCGAATCCGTCTATCCAGGGCATCATCAAGTCGGAGATCACCAGGTCATAATAGCCCGTGTCAATCTTATCAAGTGCCACCTTTCCATTTTCTGCTTCATCAATGGCATAGTCATCTGATAAGATCTCCTTCACATAATCCCGGATTTCCTGGTTGTCATCTACGATCAATACATTGGCTTTTTTCGAATCGACTTTAATAGTCTGGGTGTCCTTTTTCGGAATGGCTTGAGGGACATTCTTTTCGTAGACATTGCCCTCGATTTTTATGTCATCAGGATCCACCTCAATGTCCAGATTATAAGGCATTGAAATGAAGAAACAAGTGCCATAATTATTCAGGCTGTCGGCCATGATATGACCACCATGAAGTTCTGTGATCTCCTTGGCCAGTTCCAGCCCGATCCCCATACCTTTTACATTGCTGCGCAGGCCTTCTTCCTGTCCCCGGTAGAACCGATCAAACAGGTGCGGCAATACCTCCTGAGAAATGGCTTTTCCGGTATTATAAATGCATATGGTAAAGCCATCGTTGAGTTTGTGTCCCTGTAGGATAACGATGATCTTTCCTTCTTCAGGCGTGTATTGCAAGGCATTGTTCAGGATATTGAACAAGACCCGAGACAATTGTTGTTTGTCTACGTGGGCCTGGATGGTATCACCCACATTCCCTTTGAATTTCAGTTCTTTACCTTCCGTTTGTGCCTTAGGTTGGAACAGATCGACGATCTCCCGAACGAATTCAGCCAGGTTTACTTGTTCAAACTGTAGCTTAAGCTTGTTCTTCTCTACCAGGCTAAGGTCATTCATCTGATCATTCAAGGATCGAATCAGTGCCAGGTTGCGTTGCAGTTTCTTGAAAAAGCCTTCCGATTTGGTGGTGAGGTAGTTGTCTTTATCGTCACCGATCTGTGATAGATACCCCTCAATCAGCATCAGTGGTGTTCTCAGATCGTGATTGACATTTTCGTAGAACTTGGTCTTGGCCGCGTCTAACTTCGCCAATTTGGTGGCCTGTGCCTCTAATTCCTCATTTTGTGCGATGATTTTTCGGGTACGTTCCCGGACGGTCTCATCCAGTGTACGGTTCATTTTCTCCGCTCTTCTGAAGGCCACACTAAATTCTTGTGCCAGATAAATGAACTGTGCCACCAGAAACAGCGGTATAGCAAACGGCAGGATGACCCAGTCCATCGAAGAGAAAGACCAAAGGGTGTCCAAAACGCCCGAAATGAGCAATATGCCTAGCGCAAAGATCTGCAGCCAGTTCCTTCTTTCTTTTAAGCCAAGTACACCACAAAATCCGGCGTAGGTAAATCCAAATAGGGCCAGTATCTTGGCCAGAAAGATTGCCGGTCCGAAGCTAGAGGTTGGCGCGATCAAAAAGAATAGCCCCAATACCCCGAAAGAGATGAACAGGTATTTTCCGATCTC contains these protein-coding regions:
- a CDS encoding 5-formyltetrahydrofolate cyclo-ligase, which translates into the protein MAGITAKALLRKEILRRRKLLSHELVNELSLEIQQHFLQWIQGQQVSTIHSFLPIERNREVNTWPLIDALESLGKCVILTRTNFETETMDHFLYETDLTFEEDKFKIPTPVNARPADMKAVEVVLVPLLAADKAGGRIGYGKGYYDRLIQEMTADVIKIGLTLGPCFDKFSFLEPHDQKLDYCITPYQVIDCYE
- a CDS encoding YpdA family putative bacillithiol disulfide reductase, whose product is MNEELDILIIGAGPIGLAAGIEATKAGLSYAIIDKGCLVNSIFNYPKNMTFFSTSDRLEIGEVPFISHTPKPTRSEALEYYRRVASSWKLNVKLYEQVQSINKTDLFEVTTSKHTYRAKNIVLATGFYDLPYLLNVPGEDLPKVKHYYDEPHPYYGMKIIVIGAANSAVDVALETYRKGATEVTMVVREEEISPTVKYWVRPDLVNRIKEGSIKSYFNSTIAEIKEHEVRVNTPDGEVTIENDFVLAMTGYQPDFTFLKSIGITFQEDEYHTPTYNPETMETNVEGVFLAGVICGGLKTNKWFIENSREHAEMIVNHLKEKAGKAALVD
- a CDS encoding response regulator — translated: MATANDPDRIYEITGPWDFYWDELLEPDKIGPKAGSSVLASVSWSKQGFEKFGKATYRIKVSAEAFEQPALLIPKINSASKVWVNGKLIAQKGQLDKDQYENFILEELVTLDRAASYEIVIQVANYDIARAGLNEAPVFGEFRQLYNYKNSRESLLLFWTGCIFLMAIFHLFMYVTSRPFMPYFYLGIICLLLVVKILVYEDHFGYYFLKDSGLLNAWLQLHLYHFSASMFAGVGLLYIQSIYPPLKFQEIGKYLFISFGVLGLFFLIAPTSSFGPAIFLAKILALFGFTYAGFCGVLGLKERRNWLQIFALGILLISGVLDTLWSFSSMDWVILPFAIPLFLVAQFIYLAQEFSVAFRRAEKMNRTLDETVRERTRKIIAQNEELEAQATKLAKLDAAKTKFYENVNHDLRTPLMLIEGYLSQIGDDKDNYLTTKSEGFFKKLQRNLALIRSLNDQMNDLSLVEKNKLKLQFEQVNLAEFVREIVDLFQPKAQTEGKELKFKGNVGDTIQAHVDKQQLSRVLFNILNNALQYTPEEGKIIVILQGHKLNDGFTICIYNTGKAISQEVLPHLFDRFYRGQEEGLRSNVKGMGIGLELAKEITELHGGHIMADSLNNYGTCFFISMPYNLDIEVDPDDIKIEGNVYEKNVPQAIPKKDTQTIKVDSKKANVLIVDDNQEIRDYVKEILSDDYAIDEAENGKVALDKIDTGYYDLVISDLMMPWIDGFELIKRMNEERYKDIPILIVSARTSESDKLKVLDDGALDFLTKPFNPKELSQRVANIMKYKNSWNAYDDLNHKHKTQIEKDLLGKLQNMVHEHIDDPKLSVAMIADELCMAERSAYRMIKTLTDKTPLEYIKSLRYEYAYDLLAKRKVNTASEAARLIGVSNSTYFSTQFKKRFNVSPDGLLKQDGAHG